The Manihot esculenta cultivar AM560-2 chromosome 11, M.esculenta_v8, whole genome shotgun sequence genome includes a region encoding these proteins:
- the LOC110625658 gene encoding galactolipase DONGLE, chloroplastic, with the protein MASKVFVPKPSANHIVVSVENKPSRSHSFGQVCLPKKRSEKIYSSSSSSSLSSSSSTHVASANTIPLAAISTAKFAKSVSTNTTSSTLAQLWREIQGCNNWENLVKPLHPLLRQETIRYGEFVAACYKAFDLDPNSKRYLCCKYGKDNMFNQIGMDNSGYQVTKYIYATPDVNIPIQHGASCGRWIGYVAVSSDDTVNRLGRRDIVITFRGTVTKHEWFANFMSSLTPARLDPHNPRPNVKVESGFLSLYTSDESDNKFGLESCREQLLSEVSRLLNKYKGEEISISMAGHSMGSSLALLLAYDISELGLNRLNNPTMDIRVTVFSFGGPRVGNTGFKERCEELGVKVLRIVNVNDPITKLPGVFLNENFRVLGGRYEFPWSCSLYSHVGVELVLDFFNMQNPSRVHDLEAYISSLLAKCSKRSSSEEDDDHHHEVYFLNKAKELLLSAKKLNLLPMKIAVSNIINSVQSQNAEFLINEQILGWMNTLTLYMLF; encoded by the coding sequence ATGGCTTCCAAAGTCTTCGTGCCAAAACCTAGTGCGAACCATATTGTAGTTTCAGTTGAAAATAAGCCATCCCGTTCCCATTCTTTTGGGCAAGTTTGTTTACCAAAGAAAAGAAGCGAAAAgatttattcttcttcttcttcctcttcattatcttcatcatcatcgaCTCATGTTGCCTCTGCTAATACGATCCCATTAGCAGCTATTTCCACAGCCAAATTTGCCAAAAGTGTCAGTACTAATACTACTAGCTCTACTTTGGCTCAACTCTGGAGAGAGATTCAAGGCTGTAATAACTGGGAAAACCTGGTTAAACCATTGCATCCTCTTCTTCGACAAGAGACCATTAGATATGGTGAGTTTGTCGCTGCTTGTTATAAAGCTTTCGATCTTGATCCCAACTCAAAACGTTACTTGTGTTGCAAATATGGCAAGGACAACATGTTTAACCAAATTGGAATGGACAATTCCGGCTATCAAGTCACTAAATACATCTACGCCACTCCAGATGTTAATATTCCCATTCAGCATGGTGCCTCTTGTGGCCGCTGGATTGGCTATGTGGCTGTATCTTCTGATGATACCGTTAACAGGCTCGGCAGGAGAGATATAGTCATTACATTTCGAGGAACAGTGACTAAACATGAATGGTTTGCCAATTTCATGAGCTCTCTCACTCCTGCGAGGCTAGATCCTCATAATCCACGACCAAATGTGAAGGTAGAATCTGGATTTTTGAGCTTATACActtcagatgaaagtgacaacAAGTTCGGACTAGAAAGCTGTCGCGAACAGCTTCTATCTGAAGTGTCAAGACTGCTAAACAAGTACAAAGGAGAGGAAATCAGCATATCCATGGCAGGCCACAGCATGGGAAGTTCACTTGCTCTTCTTCTTGCTTATGATATTTCAGAGCTTGGATTGAACAGACTCAACAATCCAACCATGGATATTCGAGTGACTGTGTTTTCATTTGGAGGACCAAGGGTAGGTAACACAGGGTTCAAGGAGAGATGTGAGGAATTGGGAGTTAAAGTGTTGAGAATTGTGAATGTTAACGATCCAATCACAAAGCTACCTGGGGTTTttctaaatgaaaattttagggTTTTAGGAGGAAGATATGAGTTCCCATGGAGTTGCTCATTATATTCTCATGTGGGTGTTGAACTAGTCTTGGACTTCTTCAACATGCAAAACCCTTCACGTGTTCATGACTTGGAAGCCTATATCAGCAGCTTACTGGCAAAATGCTCCAAGCGATCTTCATCAGAAGAGGATGATGATCATCATCATGAGGTATATTTTCTGAACAAAGCAAAGGAGTTGCTATTGTCCGCTAAAAAGTTGAACTTGTTGCCAATGAAAATTGCTGTAAGCAATATCATAAACTCGGTTCAGTCTCAAAACGCTGAATTCTTGATAAATGAACAAATCTTAGGATGGATGAATACCTTAACTTTGTATATGCTTTTCTag